The genomic DNA AAAGCGCATTGTCTGGATACGATCCGCCAGGTGCTGGTCTGCAACGTCGACACAGGGGTCTTGGGCCAGGTCTGGGCCAACGATCCTCCCTCGCCCTTCCCCGACTTCAACACAAAACATATGTGCAAGAACTACGAGGCTATCCAGCAATGGGCCGAGAAGCTCCAGGCAAGTAATCTCTGGCGATGCTGGTGTGCTGGCAGGATATGCTTTTGTGCTGACGTGTGCTCTTAGGCTCCTCCGGTCGATGGCCTCCCTGGCGACTACACAGCACCTCCAAGGCCCGGCGATGTTATCCCCCATACGCCGTAGTCGCAATGTGATGAGGGACATAATCTTTAAAAGGATTGATTTTAAGGCCCCCAACTAGTAGGAAGCATAGTTAGAAAATAGTAAAATCAACGCCGCGGCCTGACGCAGTACTAAGTCAAGTCGGGTCTCTGACTTCTGTGCCGGCGCAGCCATTGAACTCAGCCAAGTAGGGCAGATGGTACTGTGCTTCAGGGACTTCAAAAGCTCATGGAAACCGCATCCCAGCAATTGCGAATCAGACGGCCGGATCAGTAGCTGAACTTTTGCCCGACAAGCTTCTCGCTCAGCGTCCACAGCTTGTCGGCCTCGATCTTGTTGGTCGCCCAGGGGTAAACCTCCTCCTTGTACTGGTCCGCTACGCGGCAGTCGTTGAAGAATTGGCCGTTGAACTCTGCCAGCTCTGTCAGTAAGCTTTAGCTTCCGGGGCATATCTGCAATCCCGTATTAAAATTGCCGAAGACTTACCCTCGAGGTCCGGGCTGAAAGCGGTATAGACATGTGTCGCAACGCCTTGGTCCTCCGTCTTGGGGTCGAAGTCGGTCCACATGAACTTAGTCCCCATGTTGATGTCTTGGGCGCCTTCACCCCCCGGTGGTTCAGTCAGCCACGGAACGAACTCCCGACCAGCGGCAAAGGGAAGGGAGTCGGTCAAATCCACTTACGACATGCTTCGAAGTTTTCCAGGTGGTTCGACAAGTTCGTAAAGATGACGCCTGGGTGGAGGCTGAGGCTCAACAAGCCCTTGCCGCCTAGCTTCTCCGCCAGCGAAATGGCCATGAGGCAGTTAGCCGTCTTGGACTGCCCGTAGGCGTGCCACTCGTTGTAATGCTTGCCGTCCTGAGGCCCTAGTGGGTCAGCGGCAAAGaaagaagtagaagaagaagaagaagaagaagaaagaaaaaaagagagaaaagggatAAAAGACTCACGTTGAAGTTGTAGTCGGTCCACCGGATGTGTCCCAGCCGATGCCCGTCACTGCTGACCGTCACGACCCTcggcgcctcggcggccagcacCTTTCCCATCACGAGGTTCGTAAACAGGAACGGGCCCAGGTGGTTCGTCCCGAACTGGCTCTCGAACCCGTCCTCCGTCTTCCCCCACGGCGTCGCCATGATCCCCGCGTTGTTCACCAAGACGTCAATCTTGGGAACGCCCGCCCACCCGTTCACCGTCTCTGCAGCCCTGCGCACGCTCCGGAAGGACCccaggtcgagctcgagcgtCTTGACGTCGACTTCGGGGTGCGCCGCCGCGATGGTGTCGGCCGTCTGCTGGGTCTTTGTCGTGttgcggccggcgaggatgaggagggccggcgcggcggcggcggtcttcTCGGCAAAGgtggcgccgaggccgcccggGGAGACGCCGGTGACGAGGATGGTCTTGCCCCTGATGTGTTCGGCGTACTCGGCGACCAGCTCGGTGCCTGTTGTTTTGGGACCTAGTTGGGGGGCCATGACTGGTTACGGCAAGGGGTAACCGGTGGAAGTGTTGTGGTTCGTGGTCTATCAAGCGTTGCAGCGTTCGATGAGGTTCGATGACGGGTGCGATGTGCTGTTTTCGACCTACCAATCTGGTTGACTTCTGAGGAAGGCCTAGGCGTCTGGCTGTCTTTTATACCGGACCAACTGGAAGAGAAGTCATTGGGATGGTTTCCCAGCAGAACGCAAGTAATCACTTCCAGATCTGCTTCGCACAGCTGAACTCTCCATGACCAACGTCAACCAGCGAATTGCACCATCCCGACGTCACCACCCGCAGTAGCGATTTCGATTCAAGGCCCTCCAACCGTAGAACGAGGAATTGCGCAAAGGTAGGTAGATGTGTGACACCGTAAGCACGAAAAAGGCCAAGCAATGCAGGCTCAGTAGCTTACtcccttcctttcccctGCTCGCCAGGCACATATCCCTTCGGTGTTAGGCGATTCTTCCATGTCGGATTCGACTAATTGTCCACTTTCGTCCTATGAAGCACTCTAACGCCGATACTGTCTGGTCGATTTTCGGACATGGAGAATGAACGATTCGTAACGAGGACAAAACGGCTTTCACCGCGTACCCTGTGCTATGGCGGCCGGGAGGCATCCGTCCCGGAGTTTGGAGATAGTGAGTTCCCAAAACCCGGGGGACAGGTGTGTGTTCTTATGTAGACGACGAAAAAGCGAAGGGCCCCTCCCTCGACCCTCCATTTTCTGCCGGAGTACAAGGCCGATGCCACAGAGCATATCTCTCCGCACACCCCGGCGATGAACGTCCTTGGCTTTGTCCGGCACAGCTGCCGTGATGCAacggaggggggagggtcCGGTCATCTCCGCGTGCCGGGACCCACGGACCCCGAAGGCCAGTGCACGCCTGCCGGCAAGCCCAGGGAAAAGGGAGATGGATCCCCGCGGGCAGCGTTCAGTCGTGCTGCAGCCGCAACCGTCTGTACGGCAGGCAGGCATTCGACCATTCCGAAGGGCCCAGGCATTTTTGGGACTGGTTTACTCTGCTTCTTGTTCGATAGCCAACGTCTGCGTCCATGTGGCACTAGCCCAAAGccaaaggggggagggacaCTTATCCCCTTCCCTTACTCCCATCCCCCACTTTCGTTTCCTCACTCCAGGCCGCGATAATATGTCTCCCGTGTGCTTCCTCTCTTTGGCATTGGTGTCCCACTGTTCCAGCTAAAGGATAAAGCTAAAAATAAGCCGCCAGCACCACATAACTACCGCTGCCACTGAATCGCAGCCGGCTCTTCCGCACGAAGCAGGCTAGACTGCTCCTGTCAGGTCGCTTCTGCGCAATCTCACGGCCTTGGCAAGGGTGCAAGGGGCACAAGTAGGATGAGCGGCCTAGTGTGGTGGCTTCCATGTCAGCTCGGGACGGGCGGATCGTCAGTCAATCCGATCGGGGGCGGGTAGATATAAGTATTAGTGTGCCAGAGCGCGCGCGGGTCTGCCCTCTCGAGAACAGactttccctcccctcccccctctcttcttgCCCATGCCCCCCCAAGGCCGCACAATGTTGGTGTTtcgccctccttcttgtGGTTGCATTAGACTTGTACGACCGTTCACATACACAACGCTGTCAGACGGCGACTTCACCTCAAACTACgaaaccccccctccctccctgaCCCCTTGTCACCAAACAAAACCTCGCACTGACTGACCGACAGCACGCGGTATATAGGTATGCGATTTCTTTGTGCAAGATGCTAACTGTCAGCTCTAAAGTTATGCAAACCGAACGAGACCAACGTCTATCCCGTCATTTATACGCCCCGAACGCCACTACGCCACATGTAACGCCGCATCCAAAACAGCACTGCGAGCATAACACTCGTGCCCTACTCATCTCGTATGCAACGAGCCTCGATCCAATGTGCCAACTCCACGCTCTTGACGTCGATTGTTCGCCAAAACACGTCGCTGGCCCAGACGACTGGGACCAGGAGTGCCACTACTCCAACAACCCATGCCACCACTCGTCCCAACACGCCAGCCTCGTTGCTGCCGCCTACCAAAGACCAGGCGACTGGCATCCAACGATGGGAGAAGACATCCAGCACCGGCCCGTGTACAAGGTACAAGGCATAGCTGATGTCGGCAAGATACTGCGCCAACGGTGTTACAAAGATGTTCTGCAACATCTTGATTTGCTGTAACGCGGCGACAATCTGCATGGCGCCAAGGGCGTACCAGGGGAACGAgaccaggtcgccgcccATGGTGAAGAAGGGTTCCATGGTGTTGTGCCACAGTGGCGACATACCCGGGGTGACGTCGGCCTTTTGGTTTGGCCAGCCAGCGACAAAGAGGGCAAAGATTAggttgccgacgaggaaTGCCTTGAAGAGGCGTGTGGCCATggaggtcgacgtcgagtcCGGGGCGACGGAGGCCTCCATGTCAGACGCCTCCTTGTCCTGGATGGCAAACGTGAGGCGTTCGCGGCGCGCTTCCTGGATGAGGCCGACCTCTGCGAGTCCCATACCGCCCAGGAACTCAAAGGCAGCCCAGTGGCCGCATTTGAGGCAGTAAACCATAATGGCCAAGACAGACGCGAGACGTAAGTATGTCTTCATGCGGCTCAGACCGGTTAGGACGATGAAAAGCAGCAGCGAATTGGAAAATTCAATGGGGATGGTCCAGAGATGGACGTCGTAGGGGAGGATCTGGGTGATGTCCCACTGCCAGCTGAAGGTAATCCTCCATACAGCATTCTTCCAATCCACCAACTGTTCCCACAGTGTGGGCAGGGGTGAGCCGGTCCATCCAAGGCGGATCATGACCATGATGATGAAGGTCGAGGCGGTGGTGGGGAGGAACAAGCGGAAGCCGCGTCGGAAGACCGAGCTCGAAAGGGTGCGGTGCAGACCATCGTAGTCCCGCTTCCTTGCCTGCTTCAACGACTTGAGAGACAGGACGAAGCCCgagatgacgaagaagatgtGGACCATGGGGCGGCCGCTGTAGATAACGCGGACAAAGGGGAGCTGaagcggcgaggaggcgacATTGTCGTTCTCATCGGGGATACCGTATGCCCGAGCGGTAAACCAGGCGGCATGCTTTTCTGTGAAGTGGCAGAAGAAGACAATCAATGATGCGACACCgcgcaggccgtcgagcCAGGAGGTCGGGTATATGCGACGATGCTTGAAGTCGTTGGGCCGCAGCCGGCGCTGCACGAACGAGGGcaacaggaagaagaggagagccAGCAGCCTCGCGaagatggacttggacttggactgCGATCCAGAACCGGATCCGCCTGGGGACGGAGGCTCGGAATGGGAGTTGGCATCGGCGAGTGGGGAGTAGGGGAATGAGGCTGGCGGGGAAAAACGGGCGATGGCTCCACGAATGGAGCGAACGGCGATAGAGATCATGGCAacggcagcgacgacgaagacgacggcatGCGCTTGGAGGGGTTGATGCGAGTGTATCAGGTGTCGAGGAGGAATGATGGACGGTCGCTGTTGTCTTGGCTATTTCAGTTCGACCGACTTTCTTtcgggggggaggaggaggaagacgaatTCGGCTTGGTCGAGGTGGTCTGGTCGATTCTGGTCGATGGGGGTTCGCGCGTGGTACGGATGGCGTGGCTTGTAACAAAGTTCGGAAACCACCCGGAGAGACACAcgtcggaggcggcggtgtaCAGCCGTGGAATGTGCCgagaggcggcgacggacgaCTGGCGACGTGAGGATCGCAGcaggaaaaggaagaaaaaaacttCAGGAGGGAGGAATTCAGGTGAGACGGAGGTGACGAAGGTGACAGAAGGGTATGTCGAATGAGAAGTGGCTCATTCGGTTGGAGGTTGGAGTGGGCGGGTTTACGGATACCAAGCCAAGCAATGCTGGCGTTAGGTACCTGGGCGAAGATGCTCGTTCCAGAGAAGAGGGAAAGCAGGGGGCCTGCCGGGTGGGATCGAGGGGCGGTAGGAAAAGGCGAGTGAGATTCTTCGGAATGTGTGACTGCGAactgttggtgttggtgtgCCGCTCCGTCTCCCTCGGGCGAGAGCGCGCGGCGCAGGACGGAAGTGGGAAGTGGGAAGTGTGGTTTGGTTGGTGCTAGGTCGGGAAGAGGGAACGCCCAAGGTGAAGCGAATATGAGCATGTCCATGTCTAACTACTATGATGTTCCCCCGCGGGAAGCGACCTGCAACTTGCTCCAAATTTTCACTGTTTAAAAGGCGGCCAGCGAGCGATGTGGTATGGCGTAGCGCATTTCGAGTTCGTGTTTGATGCGAATACGCTGCGGCGGCTTGCTTGCTTGACtggcggtgatggtgatggcgatgtcCGGCTCGAAACAAGTCGTTTTGCGCGCATCGGACGAGACAAATCAGCGAAGGGTGACGGAGCAGACCGGCTATGTTCATGCCAATCAATGCCAGTGCCAATGCCAATCCTCATGCGACTCATCAGCACAAAAAGGGAAGGGGCGacatggatggatggatgggtgaATGGATGGATAGATGgcgcaagcaagcaagcaagcaagcaagcaagcacctTCCTTCCCCTGCTTGCTCCCCTATCCGCCCCTTGCTTCTTGGTTGCAAGTGGCCTGCCCCGCGTCCATCTGCGGCGCGTGCCTGCGTGCCCCTTATCTATCTAAGGTAAGGCATGTATCTGTATCAgtcctacctacctaggtagttGCCGCCTTCCCATGGCGATTGCATCTTTGCCCAAGCGCTTTCCTTCCAttcctttcccttttctttcctcctGCCTTCCTTCTTTCCGTCTTTCCTCCTGCCTTCCCTcgttcttcctcctcctcaatgGACTCTCCTCAAACACCTATGAAAGGAAGACAGAACTCTCGCCGGTGCCTTCCCCAGATGCCACCCATCCATCTCATCCTCATTTCCCACATCGGAATACAGTTCCAGGCCCGGTGCTACGGCCGCTAATTCCCTCAACGCGCCCCCATTGGGCGGACGGCGTGGCGGGCTCCGCCCCTCCGGCTGCAAAGGTCCTCCTTCCTTAGCAAGCTTTGGTCCGGCCATTCATTCCTCAGGGACCCTGACTCTGGGTGGGTCTACACCAAGACGGTCCTCGGCGGGCAGGTGCCTGGGCGTCTCCCGCCAAGAGGCCATGTCCAATGCTTTGGTTACACAAACATGATTCAATTGTCACCATTGACATGTCTGCGATAGCCTCAGTCTTTTTTCTCTCGAATAGGTCTGTGTTGTCACttgtgtgcgtgtgtatgtGAATCGACACATTCATtacctcgtcgtcaccgacgtCTGATAGGCCCATCGCCTCTCGTCTCATTCCTGTGGCTCCGGCGTCGATCCCTTCCAATGCCTCTGTCGCACCCTAGCGGCCAACCCTGGGACTCTGACATGAGACACCAAAGTCGTACTCAAAATTTCGAGAATGGACTTCATTCTTTGGCCTAGGTAAGGTCTTCCAATCAACACCACTGTCTGGAAATTTAAACCAGCAATTCTGGAGTGAAATCCGGCTTGTTTTCGGACTTGCTTGGGAGAGGCGTTTTCGCACCTGACGGGATATTCATCGCTCATGCTAGGCAGTATGAATGTCGCGAGACCCGTCTGTACGCCGTTTTCCCTACTACTTGTTCAACAACGCCTAGAACAGAACAGAACCTCAACTTGCTCCGTGTGTCCCTGCTTAGGTACTCATTTCAAACGACCAACCAACCTGCCACCAACGCCAGAAGCCACCCGCATATTCCTCCCCAATTGTGGCGTCCGAGCTGTCACCTTCAAGGCCGGGGAGCGGTCCGGCCCCAAGCTAGCCCGCGTTGCTCACTTGCGGCTCTTCTCTCCCCCTGCCCAGTCGTCTCACCTGGCTGATTGCCATCTGGcctggttggttggttgcctgcctgcctggGTTGATATCACAGAGGATAAACATCTCGCAGGCTGGCAGCATAGGCGTGCTACCACCAGGATGGATGCTCACCGTCGGTTGGTAGACCGTCTCTAGCACACACTACTGACGGCATTCCCGCGCTTACGCAGTCAGCTGACTGCCGCGTCGATGAGGTACCCATGAGGAGACACACCCAAAGCTCTGCACCACCACGCGAGGCCAAGGCAAACCTCACGAGCCACCTCATCGGTCAGCTATCCCCCGTGCCTGTGGAGATGCGCGGTGCGCCATCTCAGCCCTACGCCCCTGGCAACTCTCATTTGTGGGCGGCCCAGGACGAAATGCGATAGATACCCCAGATCATGTCAGCGAATGGCCTCGCACCGCACGCACAGCAACTGTAAACCTGAGAAACAGCACTGCGCCGTCACCTGTCACCTACTCGACGAACGAACGACACTCGTCAGAAAACACCGAGCCGCCATCACAGGAACGTTCTGGCAAACCTTCAAAGTGAAAAGCGCCCTCGGCCAATCTCTCAATGGTGTTACCCCGGAATTCCACTCTTCAATGACCACCAGCCGCTCCAAAACCTCATGTCTCACTTAATCCCCCACAATCCAAAGGGGCGACACCGTTTCCCTTCTCGCGGACAGGTCTCGGGGGGCGGCGTTCGTTCATTTATCAAAATTGCTCAAGCTGGGCAACTGACCTGTACGTGCAAGATGAGGCAACCTGCGTGGCCAGCGTAGCGCAGCAGGCAAACGGATTGTCCCGTCGCCTTGCTAGGCTGGCATCCCGACTGCCCCGCCCCAGTGGACAGCCGTCTGAACGAGCACTCACTGTGCATGAGCTGGCCCCACGAAAGACAAGGGAAGAAGACACACTGCGCTATTTGCTGACTGCTTCTCGTTGGTCGGGCTGCGTATGCGGTGCTGGCCTCCATTTGCCAAGCGGCTGACATTTGTGTCATTACGGACATGTCCGTCTTCAACTTCATGGGAAGCCCGGGGCTGTCGATGCGTGTTGGTGCAGGGTCGCTGCAACAAAAGACACCGAGGAGACGCAGTGTTACAGGGCGTCCGGCCGGTGAACCAGGTTTGGGAACGAACCGGCCGGTGCTGTCTCCGGTGCACGGCAACCAATCGTATGTAGTTTTGCAGTTACGCCAGCCAACGCCGCCCCCCTCGACCGAACGCGCTTTTTCGGCAACGGCCCAGTAGTGTTGTCATGCTAAACCGAACAGTCTGAACTAAACCACAAGCCCAACCGCTCGGGGTGGCGGTGCCATGTAGAATCCCCGCCGAATCGTGACAGGGGAGCGCAGAAACGATATCCGTACTACGCACGCCCTAGAAGGAACCGGGAATGGCGTATACAGCATGCCCTGCCCGGGAACAAGACAGGCTCCAGTACATAGTAGGCAGCTCTCGCGGAACACGCCCGAGAACCCGAGAAAAATGAAGACAAGACGATCTTCAAGACTAATGATACCAGGCTACGATAACATCACCCTAGCCGGCCTGGACACAATCAcatgttgctgctgctgctgctgctgctactccTGCTGCCCCCGGTCTCAGCAAAAAAAGATCGACTTCCACAGCGTTCGAATGCGTCCTCATCTCCCCCGCCGGCTGCAGCACATTCACCGAAACTCCGGGCTGAGACAGAGTCATCGCTGAATCAGGGCTATCGCGCGCGTTCTTGGTCTCATTGGGAACCTTGCTGCTAGCTTCCCCAAGTTGCATAGACATCTGGTGTAATAATGTCTTGCACACTTACACAGTGCCGGGCcgccttcgtcctcgtctcctTGGtgccgggggagggggaagttCTACAAACCGAGTCTCCTACAAacctgtctctctctctctctctctctctctctctctctctctctctctctctctctctctctctcgtcttcctcacTGCTTgctttttccctttcttgaCCCCAGAAGCAGCAGGCAGGCACGCAGGGTGCATTCAGCTGCGCCCTGGCGGCCCCCACGATGCAGAATATCGGTCTGCCGTATCGTCCATTATTGGTTCGGCGACGCACGATGGCAAGGGGGCGGTCGGCCCCCTAGCTTCGCACCCCGCCCAATGGCGTCGCGTGTTTTGTCAACACTCTCCCGTTTCTTCACCCTTGATGCTCCTCGACCCTCTCCTCATCTGGCCAAGCTGCCCTGGCGACTGTTGTACCTCGGGAACGAAGCCCTACAGGACACCACGACAAGGCTAGTAGCGGGAAGCCTAGAGTGGCCCCACTGACAGGACCGAACACATTTGCTTCATCGTCCAGCGCTATTGGCATCTGCTTCGCCCATGATCCATGCCGCTGTTGTGGAGCTTTAAGAGCTGACCTCAGCGCCAACGGCTTCCAGCCTGGTCATCAACACCGAGTAGTCATGGTAGCAGGTAGTAGTAACAcagtgtctgtctgtctgtcttgcTGCTCGTTAGCCTTCTGTGCGCCTCGTCATCATGGAGGGCATATGTCCATTTCTGTACTCGGTTCTGCCCGTCTCTGTCTGTAAGGCCTGCCGGGGCTTAATTCGCATAGGTATATGAAGGAGACAAATTGCCCGTCTGTTGAGCCCCAGTCCTCGACCTttcctcccttccctttctctctctgtcctctctcttcttACCATattccccttccctcttaCAGCTACAAGTCAACTGGAACGCTCGCCAGAATGTCTCAAGCTCAGGAGCAGTTCCCCAAGCACCAGCCGGCCCTGACCGAGAAGTTGGCGGCAGTCCGTGACGTCCTTCACAAGTCCATCTCCCCAATCCCTCCTCACCCCGAACCATCTCCCAGCGCCACCGCTCAGGAGGCAGAACCAACCACACTTCTCCAAGATGTCAAGAAGCTCGGCTTCGAGGACGTTGACACGCTAGTCGACTTCCTCGGCTCCGCCGTCAGAGGTCAAATCGACGACAATGACATGCTCTTGGAGCGCCTCATTGAACTCTTCTCCAAGCTGCCACCCGGCACGGtgaagggcaagaagctgGAGTACGGCCTAATCAACCAGCTGTGGAATGGCGTCGAACACCCGCCGATGACAacgctggccgaggagcacAAGtaccgcgccgccgacggctccAACAACAACATTCACAGCCCAAAGATGGGCGCCGCAGGCACAGCATACGCGCGGTCAGCACCGCCCATCGCGTACCAGAATCCCAACCAGCCAGAGCCCagcctcgtcttcgacatGCTCTTCGCCCGAGGGGATGACTTCAAGCCTCACCCCAACAAGATCTCGAGTGTTTTGTTCTACTTGGCCACCATCATTACCCATGACATCTTCCAGACTGTAAGGAGCATGCCCTAACCTATCTTTCGGCAGTCTCAGCTGCTGACTAAACTTGATTTCTAGGACGGTCTCAGCGGTGTCAACAAGACGTCCTCTTACTTGGACCTTGCGCCCCTCTATGGTCGCAACCAGGAAGAGCAAGATGCTGTGAGAACAAAGCTGGATGGCAGACTGAAGCCCgactccttctcctccaagaGAGTGCTCGGCTTTCCTCCCGGAGTTGGCGTCATGTTGATCATGTTCAACCGCTTTCACAACTACATCGTGACTCAGCTCGCCAGGTAAGGCAGAACCGCAGATAtaccccccgccccccctttCCAGACCGCAAGAAGCATGGCTAATCGCATGCAGCATCAATGAGAACAACCGCTTCGATAGACCGACGGGCCCCGTCCCAGACCCGTCCGATGACGCGCCAGAGGTGCCTGAAAAGCCCGAGAGCGACGTTGACCAGGACTCAGCAGAGTACAAGGCGTATCTgaccaagaaggccgcctcCGACTCTTGGAACGCCTGGGCCAAGTACGACAACGATCTCTTCCAGACGGCCCGTCTCATCACCTGTGGCCTCTATGTCAGCATCGTCCTCCGTGATTATGTACGCACCATTCTGAACATGAACCGCACGGCCTCCAGCTGGGCCTTGGACCCCCGTACCAACGAGGGCAAGAGCATCCTCAGGGGCGAGACTCCCGAAGGCACCGGCAACCAGGTGTCGGTGGAGTTCAACCTCATCTACAGGTGGCACTGCACCATCTCGCCCAAGGACGACAAATGGACTCAGGAGATGTTTGCCAAAGAGCTGAAGCACCCGAGCGATCCTGACAAGAAGGTCGAGGACTTCACTCTGAAGGAGTTTGGTCACGCCATCAGAGACTGGGAGCAGCGCATTGATGAAGACCCGGTCAAGCGTGGCTTCGCCGATCTCAAGCGTGGCAAGGACGGTTCTTTCCGCGAGGAAGACCTGGCCAAGATTTTCAAGGAGTCTGTTGAGGATGTGGCCGGCTCCTACGGCGCCAACCGCATCCCCGAGATCATGAAGCCCATCGAGCTGCTGGGCATCATGAACGCGCGAAAATGGAACGTTTCTAGTCTTAACGAATTTCGGGAATTCTTTGGGCTCACGAGGCACCCGACATTCGAGGACATCAACCCCGACcccgaggtcgtcaagaagcTCCGATACCTGTACGGCAC from Colletotrichum higginsianum IMI 349063 chromosome 3, whole genome shotgun sequence includes the following:
- a CDS encoding Short-chain dehydrogenase/reductase family Oxidoreductase, with the translated sequence MAPQLGPKTTGTELVAEYAEHIRGKTILVTGVSPGGLGATFAEKTAAAAPALLILAGRNTTKTQQTADTIAAAHPEVDVKTLELDLGSFRSVRRAAETVNGWAGVPKIDVLVNNAGIMATPWGKTEDGFESQFGTNHLGPFLFTNLVMGKVLAAEAPRVVTVSSDGHRLGHIRWTDYNFNDGKHYNEWHAYGQSKTANCLMAISLAEKLGGKGLLSLSLHPGVIFTNLSNHLENFEACRAQDINMGTKFMWTDFDPKTEDQGVATHVYTAFSPDLEELAEFNGQFFNDCRVADQYKEEVYPWATNKIEADKLWTLSEKLVGQKFSY
- a CDS encoding Acyltransferase, whose translation is MISIAVRSIRGAIARFSPPASFPYSPLADANSHSEPPSPGGSGSGSQSKSKSIFARLLALLFFLLPSFVQRRLRPNDFKHRRIYPTSWLDGLRGVASLIVFFCHFTEKHAAWFTARAYGIPDENDNVASSPLQLPFVRVIYSGRPMVHIFFVISGFVLSLKSLKQARKRDYDGLHRTLSSSVFRRGFRLFLPTTASTFIIMVMIRLGWTGSPLPTLWEQLVDWKNAVWRITFSWQWDITQILPYDVHLWTIPIEFSNSLLLFIVLTGLSRMKTYLRLASVLAIMVYCLKCGHWAAFEFLGGMGLAEVGLIQEARRERLTFAIQDKEASDMEASVAPDSTSTSMATRLFKAFLVGNLIFALFVAGWPNQKADVTPGMSPLWHNTMEPFFTMGGDLVSFPWYALGAMQIVAALQQIKMLQNIFVTPLAQYLADISYALYLVHGPVLDVFSHRWMPVAWSLVGGSNEAGVLGRVVAWVVGVVALLVPVVWASDVFWRTIDVKSVELAHWIEARCIRDE
- a CDS encoding linoleate diol synthase, which gives rise to MKETNCPSVEPQSSTFPPFPFSLCPLSSYHIPLPSYSYKSTGTLARMSQAQEQFPKHQPALTEKLAAVRDVLHKSISPIPPHPEPSPSATAQEAEPTTLLQDVKKLGFEDVDTLVDFLGSAVRGQIDDNDMLLERLIELFSKLPPGTVKGKKLEYGLINQLWNGVEHPPMTTLAEEHKYRAADGSNNNIHSPKMGAAGTAYARSAPPIAYQNPNQPEPSLVFDMLFARGDDFKPHPNKISSVLFYLATIITHDIFQTDGLSGVNKTSSYLDLAPLYGRNQEEQDAVRTKLDGRLKPDSFSSKRVLGFPPGVGVMLIMFNRFHNYIVTQLASINENNRFDRPTGPVPDPSDDAPEVPEKPESDVDQDSAEYKAYLTKKAASDSWNAWAKYDNDLFQTARLITCGLYVSIVLRDYVRTILNMNRTASSWALDPRTNEGKSILRGETPEGTGNQVSVEFNLIYRWHCTISPKDDKWTQEMFAKELKHPSDPDKKVEDFTLKEFGHAIRDWEQRIDEDPVKRGFADLKRGKDGSFREEDLAKIFKESVEDVAGSYGANRIPEIMKPIELLGIMNARKWNVSSLNEFREFFGLTRHPTFEDINPDPEVVKKLRYLYGTPDQVELYPGLVAEKAKPPMAPGSGLCGNFTMTRAILSDAVALVRGDRFYTIDYTPKNLTNWGFNQASYDHNVDQSHVLYKLVYRAFPNSFKQNSIYAHFPMTVPSENKKILESIDRAYLYSWDEPKTKTSTIPVFSHKAVSEILYNQTDFKVTWGEAIRHLVAQPGKEYGKNFCLAGDGKANMLNRTQIRKALISGPWEQEVWRWYTHMTPKLLEQNSFPIRKGVNEVDIVRDVINLTNTRFNAALFCLPIKNEDSPWGVYTDQELYMVVATLFQSVFLDADVANSFKLRTIARELGQGLGKLMTVVVQAVAKAGFITDIVAKIREGEASLPTFGNHLIERLIADGKDIDEVIWGTIMPVVTANVTNQSQVMALCIDYYLGEGKQYLGELYDLAHQNTAEADEKLMKYMLEGCRLRGTVAVYREAATNQVITDYAPCLLDPNDPSSRTPVVNDDIEGTKYEVKIPKGQRVLCNLMTAGRDPTIFEAPGEVRLDRPLESYVHFGLGPHWCAGKEISRVAQTSLFKQIVGLKNLRRAEGGRGKLKNMPAGVWNGQVGLPVGGARNGAAGKRSEPWLGLRAFMTADQSSFWPVPTTMKVEWDA